The sequence AGCATCTTGCGGCGTCATTGAGCAAAGATGAACCGAGACAGCGCCaagagcacgaagctcgccgcaccacaaTGGCAGAGACGACATCGAAGAACACCACCACAGAGGAACACATACCACCACCGACCCATCGGGTTGCACCACCACCACGAACATCCCCGCCGCAACACCCACACGTCAACCAAGCAGACCCCCAGAGGATGCCTTCAAGAAGGGTCGGGACGTCGGATGCGCCGCCATCAACCGCTCCAGGAGGACCTGGGCTAGGGGTTTCCCCCGAGGTCTCAACTTCCATTTTCATCTGACCAAGCAAGGTGAGCCTTGAACGTTGGTTGTCTGGTCGCCACCAACAACACCATGTAAAGGGGAGATGTGTCATACAGGAACGAGGTGGTCCAAAGAGGATCACACCCCGCTAACTCGGCTTCGGATGGCAGAATCGAACCGAATCCAAGGAATGACCGAGCCAAGATGACGTTGGCAGGGCCAGAACGCCGCGATCAATCCCTAAGGTGGATGCCCCACCGCGACTTGACACACCTCCTTCAACCACATGCAATTACAAAAGCTATCATTTGGGTCTTCACaatgacgcctccaaggaggaagtGGTGTCGAGGACACACCACTACCATGGCGCCATCTGAACCGGCAAGGCCGATCATAGGTTTTCACCTGGATACCATGAAACAAGGCAGCGATGGCGCCACAAGCTCCATGGTAGCACCTCCACGAGGAAAACGATGGACACCCGTTGCCGCCAGCATCGGCAAAACCGATGTGGGGTTCTCACCCCAAGCAAGTGCAAATCCCCACCACCGGGACAACAACCGTACCTTCGTGTGTAGCCCAGCTCTGTCAGACCCCTGCTGAAGCGTGCGAGCAgccgtaagagcaactccaaccggcCTACCCAAAGGGGCGGCGATTTTGTCCACCATTTGTCCATTTGGGTCTGCCCGGCGGACACCCATGTCTACTTTCATGTTTGGGTCGACGCTTGCGCCCAGCGTTGGCCCAAGCCATTTTTGAGGCCGCATGAAAATATACCGCAAATATATGTCTGCAAGTTTGAACTCAAATTCTTTGTATTTTCGTATGACCCACTGTAGTGATCTTGTTGTAATGTAGGAGTATATGTAAATTTCTATGTATGGGAATATATATGTCGCATGTCCAACTTCAGATATGAAAATATATTAGCCAGGAATCGGGTATCTTTACTGGTAGATTGTTGTTTATGTGAATGCGTCCTCGATGTGGCAATGAAATTAATGGTTTGAGGCCGTCTGCAGATGGAGCAAAACTGGGGTAGGATTCAGAAAAATACTCATGATAATGGAGGGGATGGTTCATCTTCGAGAACCAGGAACAAGATCCATTGGCTGGACCAACAGTGCACATGACAATGAAGAACATGGTAGTGGCAGACAGTTTTAGATCATCAGACTCTGTGTGCTACTTACGTGCGGTGCATTTATAAAAAAAAAATTGTTTTATCAATGCATCGAGACCTTATAACTTTTCTTCTCAGTTACAGTACCAGCTAGTGTCACCGTGCCTGGCGGCCGGTTTCCTCTCCTACTAGTTGAACGCGGTGCAGTCTCGTCTGATCTCCCCGTCCCCGCCGCTCTTCACCCCGACCCTCCCGAGCTTCACCATGGCCTCCTTGAACGCCTCGAAGAAGAGCGTCTGGTTCCCGGCGAACCCCTCCACGGCCGGCCGCGACGCGGCGCCGTCGTGCAGCGCCTGGTCGGAGGCGAACAGCCCCAGGCCCGCGGCCAGGTTGGCGTAGTATTTGTTGTCGAAGACGGTGGGCGTGACGGGGTCCATGTCGACGGCGATGGTCGGGTCGACGTCCGGCGGGCACGCCGCCATCAGCTGCCGCGCGTACGACGGGCTCAACGACGGGTCCACCGCGCCGTGCCGGTAGAGCCGGCCGGCGAAGCGCTCGCAGTGGGAGAAGCCAACGGTGTGCGCGCCCGAGAGCGCGACCATGTCGCGCACGGCGAGGCCGTTGCCGTCGAACAGCGCGGTGATGGCGTCCGGCTGCATGTCTGGGCCCGGTAGCCTGCCCGTGACGTCGCCGGCCTTGGAGACGAGCCCGTCCAGCCGGCCGAGCTCCACCTTCCAGCTCGGGCCCGACGACTGCCATTGCCGTGCACCGGCACAGGGATCAGATCAGAGAGAGACATTGTCAGGGACAGACAGGACACGACAGGAGGTGCAATTTAAAACATGGCATGGTTGAGATATATTAGTATAGAGCGTGATTGATCGCTGGTACCATGGAGACGACGTCCCGGGCGGCGAGGGCGAGGATGTCGGCACAGGAGACGACGCCGGGGCATGCCTTCTCGACGGCGGCCTTGGCGCGCACGACGGTGTCGAAGCCGTCGCCGGCGAGGGACTGGTTGTCCGGCGCGTCCTTCTCGGCGTCGTTGCTGCTTGACGCGATCATCACCGACGCGTCACAGCCCTGCCCAACAAAACATACCACCGCACCGCATGACCATGAGCAGTAAAAAGGTAGATCATCATCCTCAAACGACGTGGACCACGTGGTTGGCCACGTCGGACGCGGCAAAGCGGCCGGGTTGACAGGGAGGTCGTGCGGTCACATGGCCGAAGCGACGGGCGCGCGCGTGATCGCGGGAGCCGATCGAGCGAGCTTTGCCCACTCGCAGCCAGCAATTATCTGCCACTCTGTCTGACCTGATCTCCACCTAACCTCTTCTCACTGAGAAAAGTACTACTCATCAAGTGCAAAATGCTCTCTGCTTTGCTGGGACAGGCAGATTAATCAGCCAATTGCACTGTGATCTACTGTACTCAGGATGGGACCAATCAGTGCCTGGCCAATGGCTAATGGGGTCAGTGGGTCGCATCACTAGTGCAGGCAGGACAAGCTGCTCGTGCCGCTGAGCTGGAAACCGGAAAAGCAGCTGGCTGCCTGCAAGTTGCAGGTGTTTGCAATCTGCAAATGCAACTAGCTGCGACCGGAAGAAATCCCCTCTAGGCTCTAGCAGTGACGAAATCATGGAAGTTTACAGGGAAGAAAAGAATCCGATTCCAGAGAGGGTTGAGAGGAAGCAATGATGCGTGGATGGATCGATctcagcggcgggcggcggctcacctggacgaagcagtcgtggaagaagAGCCTGAGCGTGGCGGGGACGGTGACGAAGGTCGCCCTCACCTTCCTGGCCACGGCCGACCGCACGATCGACTCCACGCGCGGGCACGTCCTGCGGTAGTGGTCCGGCGACAGCTTCGCctcgccgccggacgccgccgccaccaccaccaccgccgtcaCGGCGAGCAAGCAGAAGCAGCTGCCCCTTCTCCGCTGCTCCATGGCCCTGGCCCTGGCCCTGGAGCTCAGCCGCTCAGAGGTGCGGTGCTTGCGCGTGCGTGTTGGAATCGAATTTTGGTTTCCCGTGGGGAGAAGGCAGCTATAGCTACAAGCTGCTGCTGCCTCACTGGTCACTCTAGCTACAAGTGAGTGACAGTGAGAGGCGGGCCAGGGGACAGCCAAGATGGGCCTCCCTATGTATACAGCTttcctctcttcttctttttttctactGAGAATTATTATAGAGATGATGATGATTGAGCTGAGGATAATGGAAGCTGGAAGCTGTATTATCTGCAATACGATTTGATGAAAGATATTATTCCCAGAGGATTTGTTCGTCAGTTATGCGAACCATTTTTAAAAGCGCGTAGATGACACTGGAAAGGGATATATTCCTGGCTCGATGCAGTGAGAGAGAGACGGCCATGCCAAGTTGCCAATCATGTTGGACTTTTCAAATCATCATCAGTCTGAGAAGCTGTGGAGCCAATCAAATctagagagaagaggaattgtgaGTTAAGTGAGGCTGGGCTGCACATGGGTTCCAACTGTTTCTTCTCCTTGGATTTGGCACCGTCTGACGATTGAGATCTCTTGTAAGTCCAGGCAATCAGATCAAGGAATCAT comes from Triticum aestivum cultivar Chinese Spring chromosome 5B, IWGSC CS RefSeq v2.1, whole genome shotgun sequence and encodes:
- the LOC123112586 gene encoding peroxidase 55: MEQRRRGSCFCLLAVTAVVVVAAASGGEAKLSPDHYRRTCPRVESIVRSAVARKVRATFVTVPATLRLFFHDCFVQGCDASVMIASSSNDAEKDAPDNQSLAGDGFDTVVRAKAAVEKACPGVVSCADILALAARDVVSMSSGPSWKVELGRLDGLVSKAGDVTGRLPGPDMQPDAITALFDGNGLAVRDMVALSGAHTVGFSHCERFAGRLYRHGAVDPSLSPSYARQLMAACPPDVDPTIAVDMDPVTPTVFDNKYYANLAAGLGLFASDQALHDGAASRPAVEGFAGNQTLFFEAFKEAMVKLGRVGVKSGGDGEIRRDCTAFN